A section of the Bacillus pumilus genome encodes:
- the tuaG gene encoding teichuronic acid biosynthesis protein TuaG produces the protein MNNQPLVSIITPAYNAERYLTDTVHSVLAQTYSNWELIIADDCSTDGTRKLLGDLSQADDRINVIYLEENGGAAIARNAAIKQAKGRFIAFLDSDDMWKETKLEKQVDFMLTNDYAFTFTAYDIIAENGEPFEKTVTAPARLDYNEALKNTIIGCLTVMLDLEKVGHVEMPNIRTRQDLATWLSILKRGFTAYGMSEPLSEYRIVGNSISSNKWKAAKKTWFVYREIEQLHFVKASWCFMHYATNAVKKRL, from the coding sequence GTGAACAATCAACCGTTAGTATCCATCATTACACCTGCGTATAATGCGGAACGTTATTTAACGGATACAGTTCATTCCGTCCTTGCCCAAACCTATTCCAATTGGGAGCTGATCATTGCAGATGATTGTTCTACAGATGGAACTAGAAAGCTATTAGGGGATTTAAGTCAAGCGGACGACAGAATCAACGTCATTTATTTAGAGGAAAATGGGGGAGCTGCCATTGCTAGAAACGCAGCCATCAAACAGGCAAAAGGACGCTTTATCGCTTTTCTAGACAGCGATGATATGTGGAAAGAGACGAAGCTCGAAAAACAGGTAGACTTCATGCTGACAAATGATTATGCCTTTACATTTACGGCATATGACATCATTGCAGAAAACGGAGAACCATTTGAAAAAACCGTCACTGCGCCAGCGAGATTGGACTATAATGAAGCCTTGAAAAACACCATTATCGGCTGTTTAACGGTCATGCTTGATCTTGAAAAGGTAGGACATGTGGAAATGCCAAACATTCGCACAAGACAGGATTTAGCTACATGGCTGTCTATATTAAAAAGAGGGTTTACAGCCTATGGGATGAGTGAACCGCTCAGTGAATATCGCATCGTTGGGAACTCCATCTCTAGTAACAAGTGGAAAGCAGCGAAAAAAACGTGGTTTGTCTACAGAGAAATTGAGCAGCTTCATTTTGTGAAAGCGTCCTGGTGTTTTATGCACTATGCGACAAATGCTGTGAAGAAACGCTTATAA
- the tuaF gene encoding teichuronic acid biosynthesis protein TuaF: MSGFISRIGKRIKKYIVWLILLPIVLGAFGFFFAKGTTQQSSYTAAVTLTLGKYDDGVYNNMAEVTSLLKSDAFLNEALSDVKEEERQDMKTRLILTNQSDTQLQLSFTDADKDRALAVVKQVSNTFLKQDKALFTKRQQVIESRLAALQDESVSNDSKVDKERFLYELESTKLGMKQAKIVDPAQVLDEGNKGMSAKKRALLGLVIGFSISLMFVVLPEVFKES, encoded by the coding sequence ATGTCTGGTTTCATATCTAGGATAGGGAAACGAATCAAAAAGTACATCGTATGGCTCATACTGCTGCCTATCGTATTAGGTGCCTTTGGTTTCTTTTTTGCTAAAGGAACTACGCAGCAGTCTAGTTATACAGCGGCTGTTACCCTCACTCTCGGTAAATATGATGATGGGGTGTATAACAATATGGCAGAAGTGACATCTCTATTAAAAAGCGATGCCTTTCTAAATGAAGCACTCAGTGATGTGAAAGAAGAAGAAAGACAGGATATGAAAACCCGTCTCATCCTTACCAATCAATCAGATACACAATTACAGTTGTCGTTCACTGATGCCGATAAGGATCGTGCTTTGGCTGTCGTGAAGCAGGTGTCGAATACATTTCTCAAGCAAGATAAAGCATTATTTACAAAAAGGCAGCAGGTTATTGAAAGTAGATTAGCTGCACTTCAAGACGAATCGGTCAGCAATGATTCAAAAGTTGATAAAGAACGATTCTTATATGAATTGGAGTCTACAAAGCTTGGAATGAAGCAGGCAAAGATTGTCGATCCTGCCCAAGTACTTGATGAGGGCAATAAAGGCATGTCAGCCAAAAAACGGGCACTGCTTGGGCTTGTCATTGGCTTTAGCATCTCGCTCATGTTTGTCGTCTTACCCGAAGTGTTCAAAGAATCTTAA
- the tuaE gene encoding teichuronic acid biosynthesis protein TuaE — MSVKQTAWQIMIGCILFAAGIGLVQMTSTQPVGLKKMVAVPVILLILAAALVLMKLYMNGEQIFMSAIYLLTTLTFLNNAFFSISAGFFSLFLYRIMLIAAFALFIWRMREKGTYISQWQQIRVKGILGFFSAWFLYGLISLLWAHSVTDGLKYMSLLAMGMGFVFLVVMYIQRMDQVVTFYSIWLVMTVFVMGIGFYNHFTLNHLPNTSLYLGPAYKQHYPTSVFFNQNDFATFLSISFFLYLACMRQMKNGYIKAFGLLGAIAALYLILLTESRASLLGIFAGVAIYVWLLLPRVLKKWSIIAASGLVVIGIAVFSAKIYSTFYDLFLASQIAHSFSEPLPSNIARANLMKNAWHFFTNSYGFGVGAGNVSYYLAHFSIFDTDQVVEVHNWLLELMTNFGFAVMLGYISLYAYLMFTLYKQYKWADTRSAKMIIEGLFAAMLSFLVSSISPSSISNLYFHWVFLGLVIAAVNMLKNKQRLKLW, encoded by the coding sequence ATGAGTGTGAAACAAACAGCATGGCAAATCATGATTGGATGTATTTTGTTTGCAGCAGGGATTGGGCTTGTACAAATGACATCCACCCAGCCCGTTGGGTTAAAGAAAATGGTGGCTGTTCCGGTAATACTTCTGATCCTGGCTGCTGCTCTCGTGTTGATGAAGTTGTACATGAATGGTGAGCAAATCTTCATGTCAGCCATCTATCTTTTGACTACATTGACCTTTCTCAACAACGCTTTTTTTTCTATTAGTGCTGGATTCTTTAGCCTTTTTCTCTACCGTATCATGCTCATCGCCGCCTTTGCTTTATTCATATGGCGGATGAGAGAAAAGGGGACGTACATATCTCAATGGCAGCAGATTCGTGTCAAAGGTATTCTTGGTTTTTTCTCAGCATGGTTTCTTTACGGACTCATCTCACTGCTTTGGGCGCATTCAGTCACAGACGGCCTGAAATATATGTCCCTTCTTGCAATGGGAATGGGATTTGTCTTTCTAGTCGTCATGTATATTCAGCGAATGGACCAAGTGGTGACCTTTTATAGCATTTGGCTCGTGATGACTGTGTTTGTGATGGGGATTGGGTTCTATAATCACTTTACATTGAACCATTTACCGAATACCTCATTATATCTAGGGCCAGCATATAAACAGCACTATCCTACATCTGTCTTTTTTAATCAGAATGACTTTGCAACGTTTTTATCGATTAGTTTCTTCTTATATCTAGCGTGCATGCGTCAAATGAAAAACGGTTATATCAAAGCGTTTGGATTACTAGGTGCAATCGCCGCGCTGTATCTCATTTTGTTAACCGAATCCCGCGCCAGTTTGCTTGGCATATTTGCAGGAGTGGCGATCTATGTGTGGCTACTGCTCCCGCGTGTTCTCAAAAAGTGGTCAATCATTGCCGCAAGCGGACTTGTCGTCATTGGTATCGCTGTCTTTTCAGCCAAGATTTATTCGACTTTTTATGACTTGTTTCTCGCTTCTCAGATCGCTCATTCTTTTAGTGAACCACTCCCGTCTAACATCGCGAGAGCGAATTTGATGAAAAATGCTTGGCACTTCTTTACGAATTCATACGGATTCGGGGTTGGAGCGGGGAATGTGTCTTACTATTTAGCTCACTTTTCGATCTTTGATACAGACCAGGTCGTAGAAGTGCACAATTGGCTGCTGGAATTGATGACGAACTTTGGATTTGCAGTCATGCTGGGCTATATCTCACTATACGCCTATCTCATGTTCACACTTTACAAGCAATACAAATGGGCTGACACAAGATCAGCAAAAATGATCATTGAGGGGTTGTTTGCAGCCATGCTGAGCTTTCTCGTTTCAAGTATCAGTCCTAGCTCCATCTCGAATTTATATTTTCACTGGGTATTTTTAGGACTGGTGATCGCAGCGGTGAATATGTTGAAAAACAAACAACGACTCAAACTATGGTAA
- a CDS encoding NAD-dependent epimerase/dehydratase family protein, with amino-acid sequence MKKVLVTGGSGFIGSHTVEELINKEYEVIVLDNFSTGRKENIAHLSVPCIEEDVTKPEVVEIIKKIAPDYIIHLAAQVSVAVSVNDYIYDQEVNIKGSLHVIKAASEAGVKKVVFASSAAVYGDPVYLPVDTAHQLKPGSPYGLSKLTVERYLEMAKTLYDVDYCILRYSNVYGPRQDALGEGGVVSIFSDKFAKDEAPFIFGDGEQTRDFIYVGDLAAANVAALTAQSNVCLNISCGDSITVNELFQTMKRVTGSHLEPIYKAQRAGDIVHSTLSNEETKQVLSWEPVVSLQEGLARTISYYEQEVKA; translated from the coding sequence ATGAAGAAAGTATTGGTTACTGGAGGTAGTGGATTTATAGGTTCACATACTGTTGAAGAATTAATAAACAAAGAATATGAAGTCATCGTGCTTGATAACTTTTCAACAGGTAGGAAGGAAAATATTGCACATTTATCTGTTCCGTGTATTGAAGAGGATGTAACAAAACCAGAAGTGGTTGAAATTATTAAAAAAATCGCACCAGACTATATCATTCATCTTGCTGCACAAGTAAGTGTCGCAGTATCGGTCAATGATTATATATATGATCAAGAAGTGAATATTAAAGGATCTCTGCATGTGATCAAAGCGGCTTCAGAGGCTGGTGTCAAGAAAGTGGTATTTGCCTCATCAGCCGCTGTCTATGGAGATCCTGTGTATCTGCCAGTAGACACCGCTCACCAGTTAAAGCCTGGTTCGCCGTATGGTTTATCAAAACTCACAGTAGAGCGGTACTTAGAAATGGCAAAAACATTGTATGATGTGGACTATTGTATTCTTCGGTATAGCAATGTTTATGGTCCGCGACAAGACGCACTTGGCGAAGGGGGGGTTGTCTCGATTTTCTCTGATAAGTTTGCAAAGGATGAGGCCCCTTTCATTTTTGGGGACGGGGAACAAACAAGAGATTTCATCTATGTAGGTGATCTAGCAGCAGCGAATGTTGCGGCTTTAACAGCTCAATCAAACGTTTGTTTAAATATTTCATGTGGGGATTCGATCACTGTGAATGAGCTGTTTCAAACGATGAAGCGAGTGACGGGGTCGCATCTTGAACCAATTTACAAGGCGCAGCGTGCAGGGGATATTGTGCATAGTACATTGTCAAATGAGGAAACGAAACAAGTCTTATCATGGGAGCCTGTTGTGAGTTTACAGGAAGGTTTGGCTCGTACCATTTCCTACTATGAACAGGAAGTCAAGGCTTAA
- the tuaD gene encoding UDP-glucose 6-dehydrogenase TuaD, whose protein sequence is MLKKIAVIGTGYVGLVSGTCFADIGNRVICCDIDESKINSLKSGVVPIYEPGLKELIEKNTEEGRLFFTTNIPAAIRESDIIYIAVGTPMTAQGEADLTYVKAVAQTIGEHLNGYKIIVNKSTVPVGTGRLVQAIVEKASRSKYPFDVVSNPEFLREGSAIKDTMNMERVVIGSTSSHASEIIKTLHEPFQTVVVETNLESAEMIKYAANAMLATKISFINDIANICDRVGADVEKVSEGVGLDSRIGQKFLKAGVGFGGSCFPKDTKALLKIAETVGYRFKLIESVVETNTHQRAYLVKKLMDVYGDIKGKTISVLGLAFKPNTNDLRSSPALDIIPMLQDLGAYVKAYDPIAHLEAKKILGNQTIFSDNLYQTIEHSDACFILTEWEEVLKMDMEKVRRLLQRPVIIDGRNIFEPEQMRKNGFIYHSIGRPHVQDVKMLLEA, encoded by the coding sequence ATGTTGAAGAAAATTGCTGTGATTGGAACAGGGTATGTCGGGTTAGTATCGGGTACTTGTTTTGCTGATATCGGAAATCGTGTCATCTGCTGTGACATTGATGAATCAAAAATCAACAGCTTAAAAAGTGGTGTCGTTCCCATTTATGAACCGGGTTTAAAGGAATTGATTGAAAAGAATACCGAAGAAGGAAGACTGTTTTTTACAACCAATATTCCTGCTGCTATCAGGGAATCAGACATTATCTATATTGCTGTAGGGACTCCGATGACAGCACAGGGAGAAGCAGATTTAACGTACGTGAAAGCTGTCGCTCAAACAATTGGTGAACATTTAAATGGCTACAAAATCATCGTCAATAAAAGCACAGTGCCCGTTGGAACAGGCCGGCTCGTTCAAGCCATTGTCGAAAAAGCATCGCGCAGTAAGTATCCTTTTGATGTCGTATCCAATCCAGAATTTCTCAGAGAAGGCTCTGCCATCAAAGATACGATGAATATGGAGCGGGTGGTTATAGGGTCTACAAGTTCTCATGCATCGGAAATCATTAAGACGTTACATGAACCGTTTCAAACAGTAGTGGTTGAAACCAACCTAGAAAGTGCAGAAATGATTAAATACGCAGCAAATGCGATGCTTGCAACCAAAATTTCTTTTATCAATGATATTGCCAATATTTGCGATCGAGTGGGTGCAGATGTTGAGAAAGTATCAGAAGGCGTTGGTCTAGATAGCCGAATTGGACAGAAGTTTTTAAAAGCCGGAGTTGGTTTTGGAGGTTCCTGCTTCCCGAAGGATACCAAGGCACTATTAAAAATAGCTGAAACAGTAGGTTATCGTTTTAAGTTAATTGAATCTGTTGTCGAAACAAATACACATCAACGAGCGTATCTCGTGAAGAAATTGATGGATGTCTATGGTGACATCAAGGGAAAAACGATCTCTGTATTAGGATTGGCATTTAAACCTAATACAAATGATTTAAGATCCTCTCCTGCTCTTGATATTATTCCAATGTTGCAAGATCTAGGAGCTTATGTAAAAGCGTATGACCCAATTGCTCACTTAGAAGCGAAGAAGATCCTTGGAAACCAAACGATATTCAGTGACAACCTATATCAAACTATAGAGCATTCAGATGCATGTTTCATCTTGACTGAATGGGAAGAAGTATTAAAAATGGATATGGAGAAAGTCAGAAGACTACTTCAACGTCCAGTGATCATTGATGGACGTAATATATTTGAACCAGAACAAATGAGAAAAAACGGCTTTATTTATCATTCGATCGGTCGTCCTCATGTACAGGATGTTAAGATGTTATTAGAAGCTTGA
- the tuaC gene encoding teichuronic acid biosynthesis protein TuaC, with product MKVLWLTSVYPSERHPSEGVFHETQVQELLKQGIQVTVICPNPVNPPILRMLKASYRQKKDLPEQEMRNGVTVYRPPYTALPGQLKWAQPSKRIAASVLGAMQRYQLSPDFIHAHFAMPSGGAAAVIQQKTKIPYLLTLHGSDVNVYPSYSKGAYAAFETAVKQASAVLTVSEELAKKTNDMTKVEAQCLPLGIPLQSFSKTEEDQQVIREKLGLPLHDKLVVFVGRLVKEKGLLELVEAISGMDGVKAVFVGKGPLAKELTERAGASIILPGQVPNDQVKDYLMATDLFTLPSYSEGMPTVVLEALALKVPVIATRVGGLPTLFSSYQHLLVDPHSANQLKEAIHAYLYENRWNEQVKSDLHQIVHTEYSSENNAKQLIQQYEKVLHQSRSIV from the coding sequence ATGAAGGTGCTATGGCTGACAAGTGTATATCCTAGTGAAAGACATCCAAGTGAAGGTGTATTCCATGAAACGCAAGTACAGGAGCTGCTCAAACAAGGAATACAAGTGACCGTCATCTGTCCCAACCCAGTTAATCCACCGATTTTGCGGATGCTGAAGGCGTCCTATCGGCAGAAAAAGGATCTGCCCGAACAGGAAATGAGAAACGGAGTGACCGTATACAGGCCGCCCTATACAGCACTCCCCGGACAGCTGAAATGGGCACAGCCGAGTAAACGAATAGCGGCTTCTGTTCTCGGCGCTATGCAGCGTTATCAGCTGTCACCAGATTTTATCCATGCGCACTTTGCAATGCCATCTGGCGGAGCAGCGGCTGTGATTCAGCAAAAAACGAAAATTCCTTATCTTTTGACCTTACATGGCAGTGATGTGAACGTGTATCCGAGCTATAGTAAAGGGGCATATGCAGCCTTTGAAACGGCGGTGAAACAGGCATCGGCAGTTCTGACGGTGAGTGAAGAGCTTGCTAAAAAGACAAATGACATGACGAAAGTAGAAGCGCAATGCCTCCCGCTCGGTATTCCGCTCCAGTCATTTTCTAAAACGGAAGAAGATCAACAAGTCATCAGGGAAAAGTTAGGCTTACCCCTTCACGACAAGCTCGTTGTCTTCGTCGGCCGATTAGTCAAAGAGAAAGGTTTGCTTGAATTAGTTGAAGCTATCAGTGGCATGGATGGTGTGAAAGCAGTTTTTGTTGGAAAAGGCCCCCTTGCAAAAGAGCTCACAGAACGGGCTGGAGCATCCATTATACTCCCAGGGCAGGTGCCGAATGATCAGGTGAAAGACTATTTAATGGCAACCGATCTGTTTACGCTTCCGTCCTATAGTGAAGGAATGCCAACCGTCGTTCTGGAGGCGCTCGCTTTAAAAGTACCTGTCATTGCGACAAGAGTCGGTGGTCTTCCAACCTTATTTTCTAGCTATCAACACCTGCTCGTTGATCCGCATTCGGCAAATCAGTTAAAAGAGGCCATTCACGCCTACCTTTATGAAAACAGGTGGAATGAGCAAGTAAAAAGCGATCTACATCAAATCGTTCATACAGAATATTCATCAGAAAATAATGCGAAGCAGCTCATACAGCAATATGAAAAGGTGCTTCATCAATCAAGATCCATCGTTTAA
- the tuaB gene encoding teichuronic acid biosynthesis protein TuaB, producing MASMKKRMLGGAKWTSLSAFIITIIQIAQFAFLGNVMSLKEFGLVGMITTVTIFTQILLDLGIGAAIIQKEQTTERQLSTLYWINLLTGVVLFCLLILVSPMIAAFYNRPELEGLLKLLSIMFLIAPIGQQYQYMMQKDLAFKTLSAIEAVATMISLIVLLALAFFINPIVAYVVSQVLLQSGKGLMYAAAYWKKWRPAPVFALGEVKEFFSFGAFQLASRLVNRAGSNIDMILIGRFLGAEALGIYSLAYQIVTIPVLKINPIVTRVAFPVFAKSQRDHSMLREGFLSMTNMLALISFPLLVGLVAVSDSFIEVVFGEKWLVAVPVLNILCIVGLLRVLMNPNGSILLAKGRADLAFYWDMGMLLVYGTALYVGVSTGSLLTVAWVYSGVSLLNFIVGRWLMAYVIQLDMKVYLKSLGKPAVMTLLMAACAVALHQGMKLTSADILLQLGLTICVSAALYGLLLIKMYPQVAGKLMRRGRSS from the coding sequence ATGGCAAGTATGAAAAAACGAATGCTAGGCGGGGCGAAATGGACAAGCTTGTCCGCATTCATCATTACGATCATCCAAATCGCACAGTTCGCCTTTTTAGGGAATGTGATGTCACTGAAAGAGTTTGGACTCGTTGGTATGATCACAACTGTCACAATATTTACGCAGATTTTACTTGATCTAGGGATCGGGGCAGCGATCATCCAAAAAGAACAAACAACAGAACGGCAATTATCTACATTATATTGGATCAATTTACTCACTGGAGTTGTCTTATTCTGTTTACTCATTCTAGTTAGCCCAATGATTGCCGCTTTTTATAACCGACCAGAGCTGGAGGGGTTGCTGAAACTATTATCGATCATGTTTCTGATTGCTCCTATTGGCCAGCAATACCAATACATGATGCAAAAGGACCTAGCTTTTAAAACACTAAGTGCCATTGAAGCCGTTGCGACCATGATATCGCTGATTGTTTTACTCGCATTGGCCTTCTTCATCAATCCGATTGTAGCCTATGTCGTTTCTCAAGTGCTGCTGCAATCAGGAAAAGGGCTTATGTATGCCGCAGCTTATTGGAAGAAGTGGCGCCCAGCACCTGTTTTTGCATTAGGAGAAGTGAAAGAGTTTTTCTCATTCGGTGCTTTCCAGCTCGCATCCAGACTGGTCAATCGAGCAGGATCGAATATAGACATGATTTTAATCGGCCGGTTTCTTGGAGCAGAAGCGTTAGGTATTTATAGCTTGGCGTATCAAATTGTGACGATTCCCGTGCTGAAGATCAATCCGATTGTGACGAGAGTGGCTTTCCCTGTTTTTGCAAAAAGCCAGCGTGATCACTCCATGCTGCGAGAGGGCTTCCTCAGTATGACGAATATGCTCGCATTGATTAGCTTTCCGCTATTAGTCGGTCTTGTTGCTGTATCAGATAGCTTTATAGAAGTAGTGTTTGGAGAGAAATGGCTCGTAGCTGTTCCGGTTCTTAATATATTGTGCATTGTTGGCCTTCTGCGTGTGCTGATGAATCCAAACGGGTCCATACTTCTTGCAAAGGGGAGAGCGGACTTAGCCTTTTATTGGGATATGGGAATGCTTCTTGTGTATGGAACCGCCTTATATGTAGGTGTCAGCACAGGCAGTCTGCTCACAGTAGCTTGGGTTTACTCAGGTGTCAGCCTGCTCAACTTCATTGTTGGCAGATGGCTCATGGCTTATGTCATTCAGCTAGATATGAAGGTGTATTTAAAATCACTTGGCAAACCTGCTGTTATGACGCTATTGATGGCCGCCTGTGCGGTAGCCCTGCATCAAGGGATGAAGCTGACATCAGCGGATATTTTACTTCAATTAGGACTGACGATTTGTGTCAGTGCTGCATTGTACGGCTTGCTGCTCATCAAAATGTATCCGCAGGTGGCAGGCAAATTAATGAGAAGAGGTCGTTCGTCATGA
- a CDS encoding sugar transferase — translation MSAEKAMNLYREYEVRRNHSFALTEHMVRYLFAKRFIDLMFSFIGLMLSTPIILLFALLIKLETPGPAFYMQERVGKDGVYFKLWKLRSMRIDAESGGAKWAQKNDPRITKVGAFIRKTRIDELPQFINVLKGEMSIVGPRPERPMFTAEFNRTIPGFTKRLTVKPGLTGLAQVNGGYEMSPSEKLTHDLHYIQNLTFSLDTKIMVKTLKVIMTGDGAR, via the coding sequence GTGAGTGCAGAGAAAGCGATGAATCTTTATAGAGAATATGAAGTGAGACGAAACCACTCTTTTGCCTTAACAGAACATATGGTTCGTTATTTATTTGCAAAACGTTTCATAGATTTAATGTTCTCGTTCATCGGATTGATGTTGAGTACGCCAATCATTTTGCTGTTTGCTCTTTTGATTAAGCTGGAAACACCGGGACCAGCCTTTTATATGCAGGAGAGGGTCGGGAAAGATGGTGTTTACTTTAAATTATGGAAGCTCAGATCGATGAGAATCGATGCTGAAAGCGGAGGAGCGAAATGGGCACAAAAAAATGATCCACGTATCACCAAAGTGGGAGCCTTCATTCGTAAAACAAGAATCGATGAACTTCCGCAATTTATCAATGTGTTAAAAGGAGAAATGAGTATCGTAGGTCCGCGGCCAGAAAGACCGATGTTTACCGCAGAATTTAACCGGACGATTCCAGGTTTTACGAAAAGATTAACGGTCAAGCCGGGACTGACAGGTCTTGCTCAAGTAAATGGAGGATATGAAATGAGTCCAAGTGAAAAATTAACACATGACTTACATTATATTCAAAACTTGACATTTTCTCTCGACACGAAGATTATGGTAAAAACGTTAAAAGTCATCATGACGGGTGACGGAGCCAGATAA
- a CDS encoding N-acetylmuramoyl-L-alanine amidase: protein MRSIIKVVFLSVIAMCLFLPSALADNSVTRIDGKNRYAVAVNAAKKSWTTSSTVVLVGKDAYADALSAVPFAYQKNAPVLFTNSTSLSTDTKKGLQSLKTKNVIILGGTKSVSGKVTTQLKSMGISVKRISGKNRYDLAANIAKQMKSSSTAVVANGFAYADAVAIAPYAAKQGYPILLTNDKGLRSETSAVMKSRGVKNTIVIGGESSVNKSAYAQLPSPGRIGGANRYEVAANIVKKYNMSTSTTYISNGFAYADAASGASIAAKQGKAFIFTNEKTLPKATRQIIGSKKITSFSILGGTSTVTNTVVSQLKNPVVGKKVFIDPGHGAHDSGAVGYGLYEKNLNLDVAKRLNTKLNNAGALTTMSRTSDTFDSLQTRVSKGASANADIFISVHANSNDNSSANGTETYYDKTYASANSLKLAQNIQPKMVSALGTRDRGVKTAGFYVIKYSKMPSVLLETGFVSSPVDSNILKSATYKDRLASGISSGVSGYFR from the coding sequence GTGCGCTCTATCATAAAAGTAGTATTTTTAAGTGTAATAGCTATGTGTCTGTTTCTTCCATCTGCACTTGCTGACAATTCAGTCACAAGAATTGATGGGAAAAACCGTTATGCTGTTGCGGTGAATGCGGCGAAAAAAAGTTGGACAACATCAAGTACAGTTGTTCTTGTAGGGAAAGATGCATATGCGGATGCATTAAGTGCAGTTCCTTTTGCATATCAAAAAAATGCACCTGTTCTTTTTACAAACAGTACTAGTTTATCTACAGATACGAAAAAAGGCCTTCAAAGTCTAAAAACAAAGAATGTGATTATTCTTGGTGGCACAAAAAGTGTCTCTGGAAAGGTAACAACTCAGCTTAAATCGATGGGGATTTCTGTGAAACGTATTAGTGGTAAGAACCGCTATGACTTAGCAGCAAATATCGCAAAACAAATGAAAAGCTCTAGTACGGCTGTTGTAGCCAATGGCTTTGCTTATGCAGATGCCGTTGCCATTGCACCTTATGCTGCAAAACAAGGCTATCCAATCTTATTAACAAATGATAAAGGTTTACGTTCGGAAACTTCAGCGGTCATGAAAAGCCGAGGAGTTAAAAATACCATTGTCATTGGTGGGGAGTCTAGCGTAAATAAATCAGCTTATGCTCAGTTGCCTTCACCTGGAAGAATTGGTGGAGCAAATCGTTATGAAGTCGCAGCAAATATTGTGAAGAAATACAATATGAGTACGAGCACTACGTATATTAGTAATGGTTTTGCCTATGCGGATGCCGCTTCAGGAGCTAGTATCGCTGCTAAGCAAGGTAAAGCTTTTATTTTCACAAATGAAAAAACATTACCAAAAGCAACTAGACAAATAATTGGTTCGAAGAAGATCACTTCATTTAGTATTCTAGGTGGTACATCCACTGTGACGAATACTGTGGTTTCCCAATTGAAAAACCCTGTCGTCGGGAAAAAAGTATTCATCGATCCAGGTCATGGTGCACATGATTCAGGAGCAGTAGGCTACGGGTTATATGAAAAGAACTTGAATTTAGATGTAGCGAAACGTTTAAATACGAAATTAAACAATGCTGGTGCACTTACAACGATGTCAAGAACATCAGATACATTTGATAGTCTCCAAACACGAGTGAGCAAAGGTGCGTCGGCAAATGCAGATATCTTCATCAGTGTCCATGCGAACTCAAATGATAACAGCAGTGCAAACGGAACAGAAACGTATTATGATAAAACATATGCGTCTGCAAACAGCTTGAAGCTTGCGCAAAACATTCAGCCGAAAATGGTCAGTGCACTTGGTACAAGAGACCGTGGTGTGAAAACAGCTGGATTCTACGTGATTAAATATTCTAAAATGCCGAGTGTTCTTTTAGAAACTGGTTTTGTGTCAAGTCCAGTCGATTCAAATATCTTGAAATCAGCTACGTATAAAGATCGTTTAGCGTCAGGCATTTCAAGCGGTGTGTCAGGTTACTTTAGATAA